Proteins encoded together in one Triticum dicoccoides isolate Atlit2015 ecotype Zavitan chromosome 7B, WEW_v2.0, whole genome shotgun sequence window:
- the LOC119335414 gene encoding pathogenesis-related protein PRB1-2-like — MASSKSSLAMFALAIVMAVVADVSAQNTPQDFVNLHNRARAVDGVGPVAWDNNVARFAQDWAAQRAGDCLLQHSGGPFGENIFWGSGQSWTAADAVKLWVDEKQNYHLDSNTCDAGKVCGHYTQVVWRKSTRIGCARVVCAGNRGVFITCNYNPPGNFNGERPFAFLTLGAEAK, encoded by the exons ATGGCATCTTCCAAGAGTAGTCTTGCAATGTTCGCACTGGCCATAGTCATGGCCGTGGTGGCTGACGTCTCGGCACAGAACACCCCGCAGGACTTCGTCAATCTGCACAACCGCGCCCGCGCCGTGGACGGCGTCGGCCCTGTGGCGTGGGACAACAACGTGGCGAGGTTTGCGCAGGACTGGGCGGCGCAGCGCGCCGGCGATTGCCTGCTCCAGCACTCCGGCGGGCCGTTCGGCGAGAACATCTTCTGGGGTTCCGGGCAGTCGTGGACGGCCGCCGACGCGGTGAAGCTGTGGGTGGACga g AAGCAGAACTACCATCTTGACAGCAACACCTGCGACGCCGGCAAGGTGTGCGGGCACTACACGCAGGTGGTGTGGCGCAAGTCGACCCGCATCGGCTGCGCGCGCGTGGTCTGCGCCGGGAACCGGGGCGTCTTCATCACCTGCAACTACAACCCCCCGGGCAACTTCAACGGCGAGCGCCCGTTCGCGTTCCTTACCCTTGGCGCCGAAGCCAAGTAG